In Haematobia irritans isolate KBUSLIRL chromosome 1, ASM5000362v1, whole genome shotgun sequence, a genomic segment contains:
- the rec gene encoding minichromosome maintenance 8 factor recombination-defective: MNPPRVPGAPRFFRGRGRGSRPNYFFKRNGRTIPAHGGGGRRGGRGGIVPTAASSQTPLVPPCSYLRPQFFAAPEDAGQQVGSVAIDTPMCCPGWRLYFYKESYEDSSELNARLQLLEAHYNRYVTSYDFLTIQRRGFFNLNANVLRQDEQLTKEWPTLMDDVLFRPMKTLATFALAMHSLATIAAIDICPSQEESNRNRYVPRVIKPRKIYARPINFIAEQPMDIIGSLEIDQLYCVRGVVTSIGPVEASASWITYRCGRCKQEQALRQGGFHPIRPYSCKRPGCLAKAGFVEIRASPFTRITPKQMIRISEARLDSALHSETLAKPILNVELRYDLVDTISLGQEILVTGILRVRPLQDQQESEKYAEFAGQMEIFMKATTIVDGKTVNHPFSEKDIEAITTINSEHDSFKLLVNSLAPELFGFEIVKAGVLLSLIGGAGSQVHDEDEINVLLVGDPGIGKSNIIGMCSKILQKGSLVQAKRGASNNNKKLTMSIKGRTNHILECGGLIESKYSHCSIDDIDRLTSQMESFMNVLQTQSTCLAYPFMVATFSTPTAVIASANSMRGHYDQSKTLMENIRIPPHLLSEFHLVFLLLDKPNKEMDTSLSEHIRAVHRGAKKNATIANRFNQKIKCNNSMSMSMDEDVENNDTEEYNLSEKFKIKPEEENDVDLLPVILLRKFIAYSRQQVKPMFTDLASEEIKNFYLELRQQMENSNSQYSISSGHLAGLIRMCQARARIDFSREVTKVHVRDVISIVKQSNDDMSLGDYIDINPATSAISSGHQRSTSGSSQGNIKKFIQMLHMRSNALSRRIFEFDELKDMARRVGISCGVTNLIDIVNLQGILLKKGPNMYEVMTD, translated from the exons atgaatcctcctcgGGTACCAGGAGCTCCACGCTTCTTCCGTGGCCGTGGACGTGGCTCAcgtcctaattatttttttaaaagaaatggaCGTACCATCCCCGcccatggtggtggtggtagaaGAGGTGGTCGCGGTGGAATTGTTCCTACGGCTGCCAGTTCTCAAACGCCTTTGGTCCCACCTTGTAGCTATTTAAGACCTCAATTTTTCGCCGCTCCCGAAGATGCTGGACAACAAGTTGGTTCTGTGGCAATAGACACACCAATGTGTTGCCCTGGTTGGCGTTTATATTTCTACAAGGAGTCATATGAAGATAGCAGCGAATTAAATGCTCGTCTACAATTGTTAGAAGCACATTACAACCGTTATGTAACCAGTTACGACTTTCTCACTATCCAACGTCGAGGGTTTTTCAACCTGAATGCCAATGTTTTACGCCAAGATGAACAACTGACCAAAGAATGGCCGACTCTAATGGACGATGTGTTGTTTAGGCCCATGAAAACTCTTGCAACATTTGCTCTGGCAATGCATTCCTTGGCAACGATTGCGGCCATCGATATCTGTCCAAGTCAAGAGGAAAGTAATAGGAACCGATATGTCCCAAGGGTAATCAAGCCCCGTAAAATTTATGCCCGCCCCATAAATTTTATCGCAGAACAGCCAATGGATATTATTGGATCATTGGAAATCGATCAACTATATTGTGTTCGTGGGGTAGTAACCTCGATAGGACCAGTGGAAGCTTCTGCCTCATGGATTACCTATAGATGTGGTAGATGCAAGCAGGAGCAAGCTTTAAGACAAGGAG gatttcatcccatccgcccctattcttgtaagcgtcctggTTGTCTTGCAAAAGCCGGATTCGTAGAAATAAGAGCTTCTCCGTTTACACGGATTACACCAAAACAAATGATACGAATTTCTGAAGCCCGTCTAGACAGCGCATTACATTCGGAAACGCTAGCCAAACCCATATTGAATGTAGAACTACGCTACGATTTAGTGGATACCATATCATTGGGCCAAGAAATTTTGGTGACTGGTATCCTTAGAGTGCGACCCTTACAAGACCAACAAGAATCCGAGAAATATGCTGAATTTGctggccaaatggaaatatttatGAAAGCGACAACTATAGTCGATGGCAAAACAGTTAATCATCCATTCAGTGAAAAAGACATTGAAGCGATAACAACGATAAATAGTGAACATGATAGCTTCAAGTTGCTGGTAAATTCCTTGGCACCCGAACTTTTTGGTTTTGAGATCGTAAAGGCCGGTGTACTTCTTTCTCTTATCGGAGGAGCAGGCTCTCAAGTTCATGATGAAGATGAAATTAATGTTTTACTGGTTGGTGATCCTGGAATTGGGAAATCTAATATCATAGGCATGTGCTCTAAGATATTGCAAAAAG GTTCTTTGGTCCAAGCAAAACGAGGTGCttcaaataataacaaaaaacttactaTGTCCATTAAGGGGCGAACTAATCACATACTGGAATGTGGTGGTTTAATAGAGTCTAAGTATAGTCACTGTTCTATCGATGATATTGATCGATTAACATCACAAATGGAATCTTTCATGAATGTTCTACAAACTCAGTCGACGTGTCTGGCTTATCCCTTTATGGTTGCTACCTTCTCCACACCAACGGCTGTCATTGCCTCAGCAAACTCCATGCGTGGTCATTATGACCAAAGCAAAACTCTAATGGAAAACATTCGAATTCCTCCGCATTTACTCAGTGAATTCCATTTGGTCTTTTTACTTTTGGATAAACCTAACAAAGAAATGGATACTTCACTATCGGAGCACATTCGGGCTGTTCATAGAGGAGCCAAAAAGAATGCCACCATAGCAAATAGATTTAATCAGAAAATCAAGTGTAATAATTCTATGTCTATGAGTATGGACGAGGATGTTGAAAACAATGATACCGAAGAATATAAtttaagtgaaaaatttaaaattaaaccagAAGAAGAAAATGATGTGGATCTATTACCTGTTATATTATTGCGAAAATTTATTG CATATTCACGCCAGCAAGTTAAACCAATGTTCACAGATCTCGCCAGTGAGGAAATAAAGAATTTCTATTTGGAATTAAGACAGCAAATGGAGAATTCCAACTCTCAATATTCTATATCATCAGG TCATTTAGCAGGATTGATCCGTATGTGCCAAGCTCGAGCACGTATTGACTTCTCCAGAGAAGTGACAAAAGTCCATGTTCGCGATGTAATTTCTATTGTAAAACAGAGCAATGACGATATGTCATTGGGCGATTACATCGATATAAATCCAGCAACATCAGCTATATCATCTGGCCATCAAAGAAGTACAAGTGGTAGTTCGcaaggaaatataaaaaaattcattcaaatgttacaTATGCGTTCGAATGCTCTCTCAAGacgtatttttgaatttgacgaatTGAAAGATATGGCCCGAAGAGTAGGCATATCATGCGGAGTTACAAATTTAATAGACATAGTAAATTTACAAGGTATTCTGTTGAAAAAAGGTCCTAATATGTATGAAGTAATGACAGATTAG
- the LOC142220075 gene encoding nose resistant to fluoxetine protein 6, whose amino-acid sequence MFAKIIVSLHVMLLALGLEVQGFQMNMTQYYKMPPLYDFDDYDRCLQEFDQLSHYCFVRADVLADPNAEAWQAIQDVSQYHKHHFDHGHLYFGICVNWCHSQIDVLPRNEADALFAGILMNNTKVNIYLSLFKSEEANRHIFNRVVNQCVNLRLKKYDLSAESVIEYCSNNREDNQFDFWNFGFYTLLCLLSFLVILSSLFDLYLKQKCNDKLLKDRDHYTSNSGNLGIKICVGFSIARNWYRLNQLPSGKMGRELRFLDCFKFFSMFLVIFAHSNWVLYEGAISNPQDPERLLHTYAGTLLVAGSLITVTFFVIGGFLLSLNWLVVAKENKEMSTVEYLITFLKFNIFRYLRLTIPYGFVILWSGVYFDNAGGPMFRHIFEREQLSCRKNAWINLLYLNNYIRTNERCMLQGWYLASDTQSFVISIVILMLAHKFIRQRKLIFGAIIALFVVIPGLVTYTNKFCPIFLPTPQVQRDSFTEARQFNKFYVQFHMNFGCYFFGVLAALVYDHISSNELKLKDNKLFHITFYALIPAGILWLFSGHIFLQNYNEEDVRLWASIYASVQRNAWGLGLGAFIVGMSVKCGWILRKFCCLPIFRILGRLTYGAFLVHLLICRVVIATLREPIYFGTGTMFAFIVFTMAASYVVSFVLAILLELPISSYLKLLR is encoded by the exons atgtttgccaaaataatTGTTAGCTTGCATGTCATGCTTTTGGCTTTAGGTTTAGAAGTTCAAGGATTTCAAATGAACA TGACACAGTATTACAAAATGCCTCCCTTATATGATTTTGATGACTATGATCGTTGTCTACAAGAATTCGATCAGTTATCCCACTATTGTTTTGTACGTGCGGATGTGTTGGCCGATCCAAATGCTGAGGCTTGGCAAGCTATTCAGGATGTTTCACAATATCATAAGCATCATTTCGATCATGGGCATCTGTATTTTGGTATATGTGTGAATTGGTGTCACTCACAAATCGATGTTTTGCCAAGAAATGAAGCTGATGCTCTATTCGCTGGGATTTTAATGAATAACACAAAG GTTAACATATATTTAAGTCTCTTTAAATCGGAAGAAGCAAAtcgtcatatttttaatagagtGGTGAATCAATGCGTTAATCTACGTTTGAAAAAATACGACTTATCGGCAGAAAGTGTTATTGAGTATTGCTCTAATAACAGAGAAGATAATCAATTTG atttctggaattttggattttataCTTTGTTATGTTTATTGTCTTTTTTGGTAATACTAAGCAGTTTATTTGAtctatatttgaaacaaaaatgtaatgaCAAACTGCTAAAAGATCGTGATCATTATACTTCCAATTCGGGAAACTTAG gtATCAAAATCTGTGTTGGATTCTCCATAGCTCGCAATTGGTATCGCCTGAATCAGCTACCGTCTGGAAAAATGGGCAGGGAATTACGTTTCTTGGATTGTTTCAAATTCTTTTCTatgtttttggtgatatttgcCCACTCCAATTGGGTTTTATATGAGGGTGCTATTAGTAACCCACAAGATCCAGAACGTCTATTACATACCTATGCAGGAACCCTCTTAGTAGCGGGATCATTGATAACCGTAACGTTTTTTGTTATTGGAGGATTCTTATTGTCTTTAAATTGGCTGGTTGTAGCTAAGGAAAATAAGGAAATGTCTACTGTGGAGTATTTGataacattcttgaaattcaatataTTCCGATATTTGAG ACTAACAATTCCCTATGGTTTTGTTATCTTATGGAGTGGTGTCTATTTCGATAATGCTGGAGGACCCATGTTTCGCCATATATTCGAACGTGAACAATTGtcatgtcgaaaaaatgcttggATTAATCTTTTATATCTAAATAACTATATCAGGACAAATGAgaga tgtATGCTACAAGGTTGGTATTTGGCATCCGATACACAATCATTTGTTATTAGCATTGTCATCCTTATGTTGGCCCATAA GTTTATTCGGCAacgtaaattaatttttggagctataatagccttatttgttGTCATACCTGGTCTGGTTacctacaccaataaattttgtCCTATATTTCTACCAACGCCTCA agtacAACGCGATTCGTTTACTGAAGCTCGACAATTCAATAAATTCTATGTACAATTCCATATGAATTTCGGTTGTTATTTCTTTGGTGTTCTAGCAGCTTTGGTCTACGATCATATATCATCAAATGAACTGAAACTTAAGGACaataaattatttcatattaCATTTTACGCTCTGATACCAGCTGGAATTTTATGGTTATTTTCTGGTCATATATTCTTGCAGAATTATAATGAGGAAGATGTGCGGCTTTGGGCCAGTATCTATGCATCGGTGCAGAGAAATGCATGGGGTTTAGGTTTGGGTGCCTTCATTGTTGGCATGTCGGTCAAATGTGGAT GgattctgcgaaaattttgctGCCTTCCAATATTCCGAATTTTGGGACGTTTAACATATGGGGCATTTTTGGTACATCTCTTGATTTGTCGAGTTGTTATAGCCACGCTAAGGGAGcctatttattttggaactGGGACAATG TTTGCTTTTATTGTATTTACAATGGCTGCTTCCTATGTTGTgtcatttgttttggccattttACTCGAATTACCGATCTCGTCATATTTAAAACTATTACGATAA